The DNA sequence CATTCATACCTTCTAATATATTTTCATGTATTTCTTCATGGGTAGCTTGATTTCTAGTAAACTCATATATGAATTTATCTTTGTTTATCTTCATATCTCATTCCTCCTAAGTTGATATATATCCCTAATTATGCCAAGTATTTACGATTTTAATTTACTACAACATAAAAATTTATTCAAGTTTGAAATTTTTTTATTTATTTATAGTTATATAATCTTACATATTTGTGAATACTTTCAATTGGAGGTATGCATATGGAAGAATTTTTAAATTTTTTAGATAATAATCTTTATCTTAATGGCTTTAAGCTACTACAAATCACAGATAATAAAATACTTATTTTTAAATCCTTTAGTAAATACTCAAAGTGTATTTACATTAAATTAATAGATGATTCAGTTGAGGTTAAAATCAATAAAGTTTTTGATGTTTATGGATTTTACAATGGTATTGAACGTTTGATAATCCCTACTAATAAATTTACAAATATGGATAGTTCACTTAAATACATTCAAAAAAATTGCAAATAAAAAGCCCTCTGACTTTAGAGGGCTTTTGTACTTATGATATAATATTATGATTACTATTTTTATTTACTACTTAAAACATGCAATTCCTACAACACTTGGGCCTGAATGACAAGCAACACAAGCACCAATTCTGAATGTATAAACATTTCTTGGCTTTAATTCTTCTCTAACTTTTTCAATAAATCTTTCGTGTTCTTTTAAATCATCTCCATAACCAACATATACATCTCTATCTGAAAAATCTTCTCCTGCTTCAGATTTTAATTGCTCTATTAATGTTGGTATTATCTTCTTACTTCCTCTTACTTGAGTTTTTTGCTTAACTAGTCCATCCTCTATTCTTAATATAGGTTTTATATTAAGTAAAGTACCTATTGCAGCTTTTGTTCCAGATATTCTTCCTCCTTTATGTAAATAATCTAAAGAGTCAACTGAAAAATAAACTAAAGACTTATCTTTATGCTCTTCTAAGGCTTTAACTATTTCGTCGATTTCATATCCTTCATTTACTAAATGAGCTGCTTTCTCTATTAAAATTCCTCCACCTATAGAAAGACTATATGTGTCAAATATGTATACATCGCCTTTAACATCATTTCTTGCTATCATAGCTGATTGATATGTTCCAGATGCTGCAGATGAACCTGCTAGGTATAAAACTTTCTTACCTTCATTTATATACTTTTCAAAAGTTTCTTTAAATGTAGCATAAGTTATTTGTGATGTTGATGGTATACTTTCTGAGCCTCTTAAAAGTTGATAAAACTCATCTCCATCAATATCTACTCCTGCTTTGTATTCTTTTCCTTCAAATACTATTGTTGCAGGAAGTATCTCTATATCATAATTTTTCATTATGTTCTCTGGTAGATCATTCATTGTATCGCAAATTATTTTTATATTACTCATTTTATAAACTCCCTTTACAAAGTAACTTATTTTTTATATTATTAGTTAATTATATCATGTTTTAGCTTATGATATTATAAATTTTTTATTTTCAAATTATTTAGTTTTATCCTCCTTTTAGTTAATTTATTCTAAAACAATTATACCTATATATACAATTAATATCAATTTTTATTAGCTAATTAGGAGTTTATACTTTGTTTATAAATAATTAAGTAAGTAGCAAAACTGCTACTTACTTATATAAATTTGTTATTTAATTTAAATGTATTTTTATAAATTTTTTCTTACCAACTTGAACTATCATATTTTCTTCAATAGTTAGACTTTGTATATCTGTAATTTTTTCATTATTAATTTTTAATCCACCTTGATTTATAAGTCTTCTTATTTCACTTTTACTGCTTACCAAGTTGTTATTTATTAATTCTTCAAACAAATCAAATTTATCTTTTAAAACTTCTATACACTTAATGTCATTTGGTATCTGTCCTTTTTGAAAAACTTCTTTAAATCTATTTTCAGCAGCAATAGCTTCTTCTTCTCCATGATATAATCTAACTATTTCTTTTGCCAAACTCATTTTTATATCTCTAGGATTTGTATTATTTTCACATAAATCTTTATTTATTTTTTCTACCTCATCTGGATGAATATCTGTTACAAGTTCAAAGTATTTTATTATTAGTTCATCAGGTATAGTCATAGCTTTTTCATACATTACACTAGCTTTTTCATCTATTCCAATATAATTGCCTAAACTCTTACTCATTTTATCTTTACCATCTAATCCTTCAAGTAAAGGCATAAATATAGTGGCTTGAGGACTTTGATCAAATTCTTTTTGTAAAGTCCTTCCCATAAGCACGTTAAATCGTTGATCTGTACCACCTAGTTCTATATCTGCTTTTATTTGAACTGAGTCAAATCCTTGCATTAATGGATAAAAGAATTCGTGCAGTGAAATTGGCATTTGATTTTCATATCTATTTTTAAAATCTTCTCTTTCTAACATTCTAGCAACAGTAGTTATAGATGCTAACCCTATAGCTTCCTCAAAACTTAACTTTGATAGCCAACTACTATTAAAAACTATTTCTGTCTTATCTTTATCTAAGATCTTTAGTATTTGTTCTTCATATGTCTTTGCATTTTCTAAGACTTTTTCTGTACTCAATGCCTTTCTAGCTTTAGATTTGCCTGTTGGATCTCCTATTTTGCCTGTAAAATCACCTATTATTATAATTACTTTATGTCCTAAGTCTTGTAATTGTTTCATTTTTCTTAAGACAACAGTGTGTCCTAAATGTATATCTGGTGCACTTGGATCTAGACCAAGCTTTACAATCAATGGTTTATTATTTTTTATTGAGTTTTCTAATTTTATCTTTAAATCATCTAATCCTATGATTTCATCTACACCTTTTGAAATTATTTTTATTTGTTCTTCTATACTTTTCATAATTAATTCTCCTTTAAAATAAATATTTTTTTAATTTAATGAGGGGAGTTTAATTATCATATGGCGCCAATACAATAAAAAAACTCCCGCCCTTATGAAAAGGACGAGAGTATTACTCACGTGTTACCACCTTAATTTATTGTTATCTCACAATAACAACCTCTTCAAGTACGCCAATAATTGGGATACTCTAGCACTATAACGTGTGCAACATCCGGCAACTGCCTACTGGGTGTTATCTTTCGGAGTGCAGCTTAGAGACGTATTCAAATTAACTTATCTTTTGCCCCTCTCACCAACCGGGAACTCTCTGTAAGATTATATTAACTTTACTCTTTCTCATCATAGCTTTTAGTTTTTATTACTTTTTATAATATGATTATACAATGTGTTTTGTCAATAGTTTTTTATATTTTTTATTTTTTATTAAAAATATAATTTACATTTTTACTTAAATTTATACTCTTAAAATAATATTAATAATCATCATACTCATCCCAGTCTTCATCTTGTTTTTCTTTTTGTCGTTCTTTTATTTTTAAGATGAGTAAAACTATACTTCCAATTGCCAAAACTATATAGGTACCAATTATTAAAATACCTAAAATACTTAATATACTAATTATTATCATCTTCAATTACTACAGCAGTCCCATAAGCTAACATTTCTGCTGCTCCTTGCATAACTGCTGCCGAAGTTAATCTAAATCCAATTATAGCATTTGCACCTTTACTCTCAGCTTCTTTAACCATTCTTCCTATAGCTATTTTTCTTGCTTCTGTAAGCATTTCATCATAACCTGTCAATTCTCCACCTACTAATTGTTTAAAACTAGCACCTATATCTTTTCCTATATGTTTTGCCCTTATAGAACTTCCTTTCACTAATCCAATAACATTAGTTATTTTTTTACCTGGTACATTTTCAGTAGTTAAAACTAGCATATTAATACCTCCTAATTAATAGTTCCCTTTATATTCCCTATTTTAATTATATTTATTTAAATTAATTCTATCACAGTAAAGTATTTTTAAAGGTTACAGAAGTTTACAATTAAATAATAAAAATAGACTATTTTAAGATGTTAATACCTTAAAATAGTCTATTTTTATTATTTTGATTTTTCTTTAATCTTTGCTTTTATTATTTTTTCATTTTTAAGTTCTTTTGTTAAAGAAATAGTTGCTAAAATCATTATAAATATAAACGGAAATGCAGCTACTAAAGATGATGTTTGTAATGCATTTAAGCCTCCTGTAAGTAAAAGTACTACTGCTAAAAATGATTGTAATAACCCAAGCATTATTTTCTTTTTATTTGTTGGATTTAAATTTCCTTGAGAAGTAAACATTCCCAAAACAAATGTAGCCGAGTTTGCTGATGTTATAAAGAACGTTATAAGTAACACTATAGTTACAATAGAAATTACAAATCCAAAATTATAATTACTCATTACAGTAAAGAAAGCTGTAGATACATCAGAAGTTATATTTTGAATTTCAGAAATTGGCATGCCTTTTCCCAAAGCCAAGTTTATTCCCATATTCCCAAATATAGCAAAGAAAATAAATGATGCAAGAGCAGGAGCTCCCATAACTCCAAGTATAAACTCTCTTATAGTTCTTCCTTTTGAAATTCTAGCTATAAATGTTCCAACAAATGGTGCCCAAGCTATCCACCATGCCCAATAAAATACAGTCCATTTATTTGTCCATGTATTATCTGAGTAAGCCCCTATAGCCAAACTATCAGATAATATATTTTGAGCATATGATCCTATCGAATTAGTGAAGCTATTTATTATTTCTAGTGTTGGCCCAACTAAAAATGCTGCGATTGTTACCATAAGTGCCAAAATTAAATTTAAATCTGATACTCTCTTTATTCCTTTATCTACTCCAGATACCGCTGTTGCTATAAATACAAAAGTAGTTATGGCTATTATTATAATCTGAGTTATTGAATTATTAGGTATATTAAATAAATAACTCAATCCACTATTAATCTGCATAGTCCCAAGGCCTAAAGATGTCGCTATTCCCGCAATTGTAGCAAATACTGCAAGTACATCTATTGTAATTCCCATCCACCCTTCAATCTTTTTTCCAAGTACAGGTTCTAATATGGAACTTATTAATCCTGACTTTCCTTTTCTAAATTGAAAATATGCAAGTGATAATCCTATTATGCTATATCCAGCCCAAGGGTGTATACCCCAGTGAAGAAATGATGATTCAATAGCAAAATTTGCTGCTTCTACACTTCCTGCTGCTATATTACCTTTAGGTGATACAAAATGTGATAGAGGTTCAGCTACTCCCCAAAATATTAAGCCTATTCCCATTCCTGCCCCAAATAACATAGCAAACCAAGAAGTAGTTGAATACTCAGGTTTAGAATCATCTGGTCCTAGTTTTATATTTCCATACTTACTAAAAGCTAATCCTATTGCAAATATTACAAATATCAACATTGAAATTAGATATAGCCACCCAAAATCCTTTGTTAGAAAGTTAAGGGTTGCATCTGCAGCTTTAGAAAAACTTTCTCCAGATACAATAGCCCATAAACACATAGGTAGTACAATAGCCAATGAAATATAAAAAACTCGATTATCATCTTTTTTTACTGTATTTTTCATAGTAATCCTCCTAATTTTATTTTTTATTTTGGAAAATACTAATTTTTAAATACAGTTTGTTCAGATATATCTGTAGATAGAGCTTTTAAAGCTATTCCAACCATATTATATCTTAGCTTAAATTGTTCTTCTTTTGATTTTGAAGGATCTCCCATTGGATAAGGTATAGATACTGTTGGTACTATTCTATTAGCTCCTACAGTTTTTGCAACAGGTATTAAGTTACACATTTGAACTATTGGAAAACCTGATTTTTCAAATTCTTTTACCATAGTTGCACCGCAACGTGTACAAGTTCCTCATGTAGAAACCATTATTATAGCGTCAACATTAGATTCTTTTAAATACGGAATCATTTCATTTGCCATTTTTGATGCTTCAGCTTGAGTAGTTCCAGTTCCAACTGTTGAATAAAAATACTCATGAAGCTTTCCTATATAGCCTTCTTTTTCATATAATTTAAGTGCATCTATAGGGGTAATTACATCTGGATCATCATCAGCTACTGCTGGATCAAATCCTGCATGTATAGTTTTATAAACTCCAGATTTTAAATCATTAATATTAGATATATCATATCTTCCCCATCTAGTAGCTGATGCTGATTGTATTCTATCTGGATTATTAACTGGAACTATACCACCTGTATTTACTAATGCTATATTTGCTTTTGTAATATCTTTTATTGCCGAAGCTATAGGTACCTTATCTATTTTAGGTATAGGCAATTCAGTTTCATACTTTTCTCCATTTAGTTTTTTTATAATCATATCTACAGCTCTATCAGCTGCTATTTTCCCATGTTCAAGCCAAACTTGATGTCTTTTTC is a window from the Paraclostridium sordellii genome containing:
- a CDS encoding DegV family protein: MSNIKIICDTMNDLPENIMKNYDIEILPATIVFEGKEYKAGVDIDGDEFYQLLRGSESIPSTSQITYATFKETFEKYINEGKKVLYLAGSSAASGTYQSAMIARNDVKGDVYIFDTYSLSIGGGILIEKAAHLVNEGYEIDEIVKALEEHKDKSLVYFSVDSLDYLHKGGRISGTKAAIGTLLNIKPILRIEDGLVKQKTQVRGSKKIIPTLIEQLKSEAGEDFSDRDVYVGYGDDLKEHERFIEKVREELKPRNVYTFRIGACVACHSGPSVVGIACFK
- the grdH gene encoding betaine reductase selenoprotein B, encoding MKKAIVYLNQFFGQIGGEDKADFKPEIKDGVIGPSIQLQKLLDDTEITHTIICGDNFIGSNTDEAIDRIIDFLKDKDFDIFIAGPAFQAGRYGVACGHICKAVKEKLNKPVVTSMHEENPGVDMFKKEMYILKGGNSAGKMKQDLSNIAKIANKILKNEQILDSEAEGYFSRGKRHQVWLEHGKIAADRAVDMIIKKLNGEKYETELPIPKIDKVPIASAIKDITKANIALVNTGGIVPVNNPDRIQSASATRWGRYDISNINDLKSGVYKTIHAGFDPAVADDDPDVITPIDALKLYEKEGYIGKLHEYFYSTVGTGTTQAEASKMANEMIPYLKESNVDAIIMVSTUGTCTRCGATMVKEFEKSGFPIVQMCNLIPVAKTVGANRIVPTVSIPYPMGDPSKSKEEQFKLRYNMVGIALKALSTDISEQTVFKN
- a CDS encoding heavy metal-binding domain-containing protein, translating into MLVLTTENVPGKKITNVIGLVKGSSIRAKHIGKDIGASFKQLVGGELTGYDEMLTEARKIAIGRMVKEAESKGANAIIGFRLTSAAVMQGAAEMLAYGTAVVIEDDNN
- the tyrS gene encoding tyrosine--tRNA ligase translates to MKSIEEQIKIISKGVDEIIGLDDLKIKLENSIKNNKPLIVKLGLDPSAPDIHLGHTVVLRKMKQLQDLGHKVIIIIGDFTGKIGDPTGKSKARKALSTEKVLENAKTYEEQILKILDKDKTEIVFNSSWLSKLSFEEAIGLASITTVARMLEREDFKNRYENQMPISLHEFFYPLMQGFDSVQIKADIELGGTDQRFNVLMGRTLQKEFDQSPQATIFMPLLEGLDGKDKMSKSLGNYIGIDEKASVMYEKAMTIPDELIIKYFELVTDIHPDEVEKINKDLCENNTNPRDIKMSLAKEIVRLYHGEEEAIAAENRFKEVFQKGQIPNDIKCIEVLKDKFDLFEELINNNLVSSKSEIRRLINQGGLKINNEKITDIQSLTIEENMIVQVGKKKFIKIHLN
- a CDS encoding glycine betaine uptake BCCT transporter encodes the protein MKNTVKKDDNRVFYISLAIVLPMCLWAIVSGESFSKAADATLNFLTKDFGWLYLISMLIFVIFAIGLAFSKYGNIKLGPDDSKPEYSTTSWFAMLFGAGMGIGLIFWGVAEPLSHFVSPKGNIAAGSVEAANFAIESSFLHWGIHPWAGYSIIGLSLAYFQFRKGKSGLISSILEPVLGKKIEGWMGITIDVLAVFATIAGIATSLGLGTMQINSGLSYLFNIPNNSITQIIIIAITTFVFIATAVSGVDKGIKRVSDLNLILALMVTIAAFLVGPTLEIINSFTNSIGSYAQNILSDSLAIGAYSDNTWTNKWTVFYWAWWIAWAPFVGTFIARISKGRTIREFILGVMGAPALASFIFFAIFGNMGINLALGKGMPISEIQNITSDVSTAFFTVMSNYNFGFVISIVTIVLLITFFITSANSATFVLGMFTSQGNLNPTNKKKIMLGLLQSFLAVVLLLTGGLNALQTSSLVAAFPFIFIMILATISLTKELKNEKIIKAKIKEKSK